DNA from Parageobacillus thermoglucosidasius:
ACAGTATAATTCATCATTCTCCTCCTTGCTTTGGCAAATGTTTTAGGAAAAGGTCGATCGATTGTTCAATATCCATTTTTACTTTTTGGAAAATTTCGTTAACGACGGCCTCCTCTTTATCCGATGTAGGAACATATCCATTATTCATTTTTTGATGCAAATAAAAACGAATTCGTTCATCTACTTGCCGGGCGATGTCTTGCAAAATAAAATGCCGGTATGTGTCATCAAGGCGGTGCGCGTATTGTGTTTCGAATTTTTTTATAGTTTCTTTTGCTTCCTTTTCTAAATAAGCGTGAACTTTTTCCTGAATGTTGCGGAATAAGACGGGTTCCGGCTTCGGAACAACCGTTTTTCCTGGTTGAACGGCAAAATCTTCAATAGTGCTGCCAACACCGTTAGGAGTAATGCCAATATTTAATGTTCCTTCCAATGTTTCTACTTTTAATTGGTCAAATTTATATTCGATTCGTTCAATATTGGTGCGCGGTTGCTGTTCCAGTTCTTTTAACTGCTTTTCTAGGAGGAGAAGCCGCTGCTCTAATGCCTGTATTTTTTTTGTTTGCCATGACAAATAGCGCTGTAACTTTGCCAAATAATCATATAGGGACATAATTGTGAACCCATCCTCTCCAATGGCCCTCTTATTTCAGTATATGGACGACCAGTTGTTGTCAGCACCATTTTCCTGATTTTCTAGCGGCCTGCTGAATGAAGCGGGACGAGAGGACCGACTATTTCTTCTGCAAGCGGAGCGGTAGCGATTGCCTCAGGAGCCTGTTCGGTGTATCCTCCGGTATTCATTAATGTGGAAAGTGCTTGGATGCTGCCTGCACTGCCGATTTGCAGCACGGATGAGTTCGTGACAGAGCCAATTTTCAATTGGTAAATGCATATACTTTGATTAATGTAAAAATTCAATTTCTTCTCCTCCTTTAAACGTTGGCTACTACATTTTCATCGGCGATATCCGCGTCATTAGTATTTGTATTGCTATAATAGTTGTAAATATGCAGACCATCTCCCGTGTTAAAAGAGCCGGCGCCGGCAAAGGTTTTGGCAACGCTTTGGGGCGAAATCGCAAACACGTCTCCAATATGAAATACGCCGCTGCTTGAGATGCTATTTAATTTGACGACTCCGACAAATGCTGGCATAAGAAATGCACCTTTCTCTCGTTCTTACGATAGTGTATGGGCACGGCGGCCAAAAGGTGAGCACTTTAATTATTTGCGGTAGTATTGGAATCAGCGACATCCGGATCGCTGGTGTTTGTGAAGCTGGTGAACGTGTTTGTTTGTAGAAAATCACCATTATTGTTGCCGCCAGAGCCGGTATTTGATTTAAGCGTACTTTTTGGAGCAATTTGTAATACGTCTCCAAAATTCACCGTTCCGTCTCCGCTCACATGGGTAATTTTGATTGGGCCACTGATAAATGACGGCATACGTTTCCTCCTTTAAGTGATATGTTTATTGTTAATGTATGAAAAAAAGAGAAAACGGTTAAACGTGCGATGGATGTCCAGACGAATCGATTTTTTTGTCATAGGATGGTAATAATAAAACGATAAAGGGGAATGGATATGCCGGCGACGATTATCGGAGGAATTAAAGTAACGAGTGTAAGCGGAAACGGGACAGTAAATATGGGCGATGTGCTGCAAATCGCTCCAAAAAGCACAACGAAAGCAAACTCAGGAGCAGGTGGAGGGAATACAGGCGATTTTTTGCTGACAAACACATTTTGCAATGTCACCAATACGTTTGATCCTGATATAAAAGATTCGGGAGTACGCGGAAATAATTAGGATGGTCGCAATGAAAAAAGACCATCTTTTTTCTTTTTATACGTATAGTGTAATAATAAAAAATAATGTATAATATAATTGTGAATTTTCTAAAATATTTAATAGGGGGATGGGATAATGAACGTGCCATTAATATTGACACAATTTTTGGATAGGGCTGTTTCATTGTACGGAGACAAAACGGCAATGATTTGCTCTGGCCGAACGCTTACATACAAACAATTAAACGAGCGGGTCAATCGGCTTTCTCACGGTTTGAAACAATTAGGCGTTGAAAAAGGGGATCGGGTCGCCTATTTGGCGCCAAATACGCTGGAAATGTTAGAAGGGTTTTACGGCGTATTTCAGCTTGGAGCAATCATGGTCCCGCTGAATACGCGCCTGAAACCGGATGATTATTTGTTTATTTTAAACCATAGCGAAAGCAAAGTGTTGTTTGTTGACCAAGATTTATATCATTTGATCGTGCCAATTAAGGAAAAGCTGCAGACGATAAAGACGATTATTGTCCATCAAAAAGATGAGGAAACAAATGAAATCGCTTACGATGAATGGCTGGCGCAGCATCCAAACACGCCGTTTGACCGGCCGGACATCGATGAAAATGATGTATGTAGCCTTTTATATACAAGCGGAACGACAGGAAATCCAAAAGGGGTCATGTTGACACATCGCAACAATTATCTTCACGCGTTAATATCCATGCATCATCTCCGCGTTTCCGACGAAGATACGTATTTGCATATATTGCCGATGTTTCATGTTAACGGATGGGGATCGCCATTTTATTATACGGCGAACGGAGCGACGCAAATCGGTTTACGGAAAGTCGATGCCAAGGTGATTTTTGATTATATCCAAACATACAAGGTAAGCGTTATGCATATGGCGCCGACCGTATTAAACATGCTCTTGCAGTATTATGACAAGCATAAGCCGGTCATCGACCATCCAGTCCGCGTTGTGATCGCTGGTTCTGCGCCGCCGCCATCCTTTGTCACGCGCGTGGAACAAGATCTCGGCTGGGAATTTATCCAAGTGTACGGCATGACAGAGTCTTCCCCGCTTAACCTAGTTTCCCAAATCCGTTCTCATTTGCGCGATTTGCCGCAGGAAAAACAGTACCGCCTGAAAGCGAAAGCAGGTTATCCGATGATCGGTTGCGATGTAAGAGTAGTGGACGAACATGGTGACGAAGTTCCGCATGATGGCAAAACGATTGGAGAGCTTGTTATAAGAAGCAACAATGTGATGAAAGGGTATTGGAAAAACCCAGAGGCAACGATGGAGACTATCCGTAACGGCTGGCTGTATACTGGCGATATGGGAACGGTCGATGAATATGGATACATTGACATTGTCGACCGGAAAAAAGATATCATTATCAGCGGCGGAGAAAATATTTCTTCCATTGAAGTAGAGGGAGTTTTATATGAGCATCCAGCAGTGCTGGAAGCGGCGGTCATCGCTGCGCCGCATGAAAAATGGGGGGAAACGCCGCACGCATTTGTTGTCGTCCGAACGGGGCATGAAGTGACAGAGGAAGAGCTGATTGCCTTTT
Protein-coding regions in this window:
- a CDS encoding spore germination protein GerPC encodes the protein MSLYDYLAKLQRYLSWQTKKIQALEQRLLLLEKQLKELEQQPRTNIERIEYKFDQLKVETLEGTLNIGITPNGVGSTIEDFAVQPGKTVVPKPEPVLFRNIQEKVHAYLEKEAKETIKKFETQYAHRLDDTYRHFILQDIARQVDERIRFYLHQKMNNGYVPTSDKEEAVVNEIFQKVKMDIEQSIDLFLKHLPKQGGE
- a CDS encoding spore germination protein GerPB, with the translated sequence MNFYINQSICIYQLKIGSVTNSSVLQIGSAGSIQALSTLMNTGGYTEQAPEAIATAPLAEEIVGPLVPLHSAGR
- a CDS encoding spore germination protein, yielding MPAFVGVVKLNSISSSGVFHIGDVFAISPQSVAKTFAGAGSFNTGDGLHIYNYYSNTNTNDADIADENVVANV
- a CDS encoding spore germination protein, yielding MPSFISGPIKITHVSGDGTVNFGDVLQIAPKSTLKSNTGSGGNNNGDFLQTNTFTSFTNTSDPDVADSNTTANN
- a CDS encoding spore germination protein, giving the protein MPATIIGGIKVTSVSGNGTVNMGDVLQIAPKSTTKANSGAGGGNTGDFLLTNTFCNVTNTFDPDIKDSGVRGNN
- a CDS encoding fatty acid--CoA ligase, which produces MNVPLILTQFLDRAVSLYGDKTAMICSGRTLTYKQLNERVNRLSHGLKQLGVEKGDRVAYLAPNTLEMLEGFYGVFQLGAIMVPLNTRLKPDDYLFILNHSESKVLFVDQDLYHLIVPIKEKLQTIKTIIVHQKDEETNEIAYDEWLAQHPNTPFDRPDIDENDVCSLLYTSGTTGNPKGVMLTHRNNYLHALISMHHLRVSDEDTYLHILPMFHVNGWGSPFYYTANGATQIGLRKVDAKVIFDYIQTYKVSVMHMAPTVLNMLLQYYDKHKPVIDHPVRVVIAGSAPPPSFVTRVEQDLGWEFIQVYGMTESSPLNLVSQIRSHLRDLPQEKQYRLKAKAGYPMIGCDVRVVDEHGDEVPHDGKTIGELVIRSNNVMKGYWKNPEATMETIRNGWLYTGDMGTVDEYGYIDIVDRKKDIIISGGENISSIEVEGVLYEHPAVLEAAVIAAPHEKWGETPHAFVVVRTGHEVTEEELIAFSREKLAHFKAITGVTFVDELPKTASGKIQKVHLRKQYWDSIGKTGRYVN